The following are from one region of the Desulfurispira natronophila genome:
- the cutA gene encoding divalent-cation tolerance protein CutA: MSAIVVYITAGSREEARAIGKVLVEERLAACVNILGEIESMYWWEGEAQRDQEISLIAKTRSDLFAQLNQRVAEVHSYDCPCIVSLPISDVNPPFLQWIEEQTR; this comes from the coding sequence ATGTCCGCCATAGTCGTTTACATCACTGCTGGCAGTCGCGAAGAGGCACGTGCCATCGGCAAAGTTTTGGTGGAGGAGCGCCTGGCCGCTTGTGTGAACATTCTGGGGGAAATTGAGTCCATGTACTGGTGGGAAGGAGAAGCCCAGCGTGACCAGGAGATTTCCCTTATTGCTAAAACGCGCAGTGATCTCTTTGCACAACTCAATCAAAGAGTTGCAGAAGTGCACAGTTACGACTGTCCTTGTATTGTGAGCCTGCCTATAAGCGATGTTAATCCTCCTTTTCTGCAGTGGATTGAGGAGCAGACCCGGTGA
- the phrB gene encoding deoxyribodipyrimidine photo-lyase, with protein sequence MNLVWLRSDLRVQDNPALFYAMERGSTVAVYCHCPRQWQQHQVGANQQSFIRRQLASLQDRLIRLNLPLFVLEVPDFSAVPKAIKELATDLKIRQLHFNDEYPVNERRRDQSVSECLQEMGIEVHRYTDRVISTPGSLLTGAGEFYKVFTPFARTWRSRELEQLSLPLPAPTPQSALNISTPPDWLNTPKADTGNHIAQLWPAGEDEAQRRLTQFLDGPVLDYQAQRDYPACDATSRLSPYLAHGVLSVRHCLYHALQKMEQVSGAQQEGVWCWINELIWREFYTHILVGYPRVSMNRAFQQHTEALPWRNDPDGFAAWCEGRTGFPLVDAAMAQLHQTGWMHNRLRMVCAMFLTKNLFIHWRWGEDYFMQHLIDGDLAANNGGWQWAASTGTDAAPYFRMFHPTTQSKRFDPRGKFLRHYLPQLAHLSDQYIHEPWHRRNPVLPKDYPQPIVDHRESRQRVLAAFKKW encoded by the coding sequence GTGAATCTGGTTTGGCTGCGCAGTGATCTGCGCGTGCAGGATAATCCGGCCCTTTTTTATGCCATGGAACGAGGGAGCACCGTGGCTGTTTACTGCCACTGCCCCAGGCAGTGGCAGCAGCATCAGGTAGGTGCCAATCAACAAAGCTTTATCCGGCGTCAACTGGCAAGTTTGCAGGACCGGCTGATAAGACTCAACCTCCCCCTCTTTGTTCTCGAGGTTCCCGATTTTTCGGCTGTGCCGAAGGCCATCAAGGAGCTGGCTACTGATCTGAAAATAAGGCAGCTGCACTTCAATGACGAGTACCCGGTCAACGAACGCCGTCGGGACCAGAGCGTATCCGAGTGTCTGCAGGAAATGGGAATTGAGGTGCACCGCTATACGGATCGCGTAATTTCAACTCCTGGCTCACTTTTGACGGGAGCTGGCGAGTTCTACAAAGTTTTCACTCCCTTTGCCAGGACCTGGCGCTCCAGGGAGTTGGAGCAGCTTTCACTACCACTGCCGGCGCCGACACCCCAATCTGCACTGAACATCTCCACTCCCCCTGATTGGCTCAATACCCCTAAAGCTGATACCGGTAACCACATAGCCCAATTGTGGCCAGCGGGTGAAGACGAAGCCCAGCGGCGCCTGACCCAGTTTCTCGACGGTCCAGTACTTGACTATCAGGCGCAGCGTGACTATCCCGCTTGCGATGCTACCAGTCGACTGTCACCTTACCTGGCCCACGGTGTTTTGTCGGTTCGCCACTGCCTTTACCATGCCCTGCAGAAAATGGAGCAGGTCTCGGGAGCGCAACAGGAGGGAGTCTGGTGCTGGATCAATGAGCTGATATGGCGTGAGTTTTATACCCATATCTTGGTTGGTTATCCACGGGTCAGCATGAATCGGGCATTTCAGCAGCACACCGAAGCCCTGCCGTGGCGCAATGATCCGGATGGTTTTGCCGCATGGTGTGAGGGTCGCACCGGCTTTCCACTGGTAGATGCCGCCATGGCTCAGTTGCACCAGACCGGTTGGATGCACAATCGCCTGCGCATGGTGTGTGCCATGTTTCTGACCAAAAATCTTTTTATCCACTGGCGTTGGGGCGAAGACTACTTCATGCAGCATCTTATCGACGGCGATCTGGCAGCCAACAATGGTGGCTGGCAGTGGGCGGCCTCCACCGGTACCGATGCAGCGCCCTACTTTCGCATGTTTCACCCCACCACCCAATCAAAGCGCTTTGATCCCCGTGGCAAATTTTTACGACACTACCTGCCACAGTTGGCTCACCTCAGTGATCAGTACATTCACGAGCCCTGGCATCGGCGCAATCCCGTACTGCCCAAGGACTACCCACAGCCCATAGTGGATCACCGCGAAAGTCGCCAGCGGGTCCTGGCAGCTTTTAAGAAGTGGTAA
- a CDS encoding P-II family nitrogen regulator: MQKYTIDVMIITCIVERGAADDVVEAAKKAGAKAATISFARGTGIRERLGLLGIAIQPEKEIIEIGVHPSRADAVFHAMAEAGKLHLPGKGFIYMTQAVKALTYIPEATDQPQP, encoded by the coding sequence ATGCAAAAGTATACTATCGATGTAATGATTATTACGTGCATTGTGGAACGAGGCGCAGCCGACGATGTGGTAGAAGCAGCCAAAAAAGCGGGAGCAAAAGCGGCTACTATCTCCTTTGCCCGAGGCACAGGCATTCGGGAGCGGCTGGGGTTGCTTGGCATCGCCATTCAGCCGGAAAAAGAGATTATTGAAATTGGGGTTCATCCCTCCCGCGCTGACGCCGTATTTCATGCCATGGCCGAAGCAGGAAAACTCCATCTTCCCGGCAAAGGATTTATTTATATGACCCAGGCGGTCAAGGCCCTGACGTACATTCCTGAAGCCACGGATCAACCACAGCCCTAA
- a CDS encoding DUF1538 domain-containing protein, producing MDSTQRYRVTFSQAVAILAPYLWSKLRQQLQAVLPIVAYLFLFQLIVLQKGVSDALTISGGMIGVLLGLMLFMEGLRVGLMPLGEAIGAGLPKRQGLPLVLGFAFILGIGSTLAEPAIGALQSVGMGVDPQQAPLLYYMLAERSMLLALCVGAGVGVAVMLGIIRFIHGFSLKFYAIPLVGILALGTMVAALLPDVEYIIGLAWDCGAVTTGPVTVPLVLALGLGVSRVVCTRSDTGMSGFGIITLASLFPIAAVLILGIVLYWQGDYVAAAGAATLVTQESNALLDSLLGALRAIVPLVTFLFLVQWLLIGERLRHLKEIVFGIVLTILGMALFNLGLLLGLVPLGDQVGSLVPATFSQVELDWLVEPHGALYGSLGIAVAILFAFFLGYGATLAEPALAALGEQVENLTNGAFKKRLLIQTVAFGVGSGIALGITKVIFNLPLSWLLLPAYGLLLVITVLSTETITNIGWDAAGVTTGPITVPLVIAMGLGVGSSVPGVVEGFGILALASVFPILSVLSMGLLVRAREPKGV from the coding sequence ATGGATTCAACGCAACGTTACCGGGTCACCTTTTCCCAGGCCGTAGCCATTCTGGCTCCCTATCTGTGGTCCAAACTGCGCCAGCAGCTGCAGGCGGTGCTGCCTATTGTGGCCTATCTTTTCCTTTTTCAGCTTATCGTTCTGCAAAAGGGAGTCAGCGACGCCCTGACAATCAGTGGCGGCATGATTGGCGTGTTGCTTGGTCTGATGCTGTTTATGGAGGGGCTGCGGGTAGGACTTATGCCCTTGGGAGAAGCGATCGGGGCTGGACTTCCCAAGCGACAGGGCCTCCCGCTGGTGCTGGGATTCGCCTTTATACTGGGTATTGGCAGCACTCTGGCGGAACCGGCTATCGGAGCACTGCAAAGTGTGGGAATGGGAGTGGATCCGCAGCAGGCTCCCCTGCTGTACTACATGCTGGCAGAGCGCTCCATGCTGTTGGCCTTATGCGTGGGAGCCGGAGTGGGAGTTGCCGTCATGCTGGGGATTATCCGTTTTATTCACGGTTTTTCCCTCAAGTTTTACGCTATTCCCCTGGTAGGGATTCTGGCCCTGGGCACCATGGTGGCCGCACTATTGCCGGATGTAGAGTATATTATCGGGCTGGCCTGGGATTGTGGAGCCGTTACCACCGGACCAGTGACGGTTCCCCTGGTGCTGGCGCTAGGCCTGGGAGTTTCCCGCGTCGTCTGTACCCGCAGCGATACGGGTATGAGTGGATTTGGCATTATCACCCTGGCGTCCCTCTTTCCTATTGCCGCAGTGCTCATCCTGGGAATAGTGCTTTATTGGCAAGGAGATTATGTGGCCGCTGCTGGCGCCGCCACTTTAGTTACCCAAGAGAGTAACGCTCTGCTGGACTCTCTCCTGGGAGCCCTGCGGGCCATTGTCCCCCTGGTCACTTTTCTCTTTCTCGTGCAATGGCTTCTGATTGGTGAACGCCTCCGCCACCTCAAAGAGATCGTCTTTGGTATCGTGCTGACTATATTGGGCATGGCGCTGTTCAACCTGGGTTTGCTACTGGGCCTGGTTCCCCTGGGAGACCAAGTGGGCTCGCTGGTCCCCGCCACCTTTTCTCAGGTGGAGCTTGACTGGCTGGTTGAGCCACACGGTGCTCTTTACGGATCGCTGGGTATCGCCGTAGCCATACTCTTTGCCTTTTTTCTCGGCTATGGTGCCACACTGGCAGAGCCCGCCCTGGCGGCTTTAGGCGAACAGGTGGAAAATCTCACCAACGGTGCCTTCAAGAAACGTCTTCTTATCCAAACGGTAGCCTTTGGCGTAGGCAGTGGCATTGCCTTGGGGATTACCAAAGTTATATTCAACCTCCCTTTGAGCTGGCTGCTGCTACCAGCGTACGGGTTATTACTGGTTATAACGGTTCTTTCAACGGAAACCATCACCAACATTGGTTGGGATGCCGCTGGCGTAACCACTGGCCCTATTACGGTACCCCTGGTTATTGCCATGGGCCTGGGTGTTGGCTCCAGCGTCCCGGGAGTCGTGGAGGGCTTCGGCATTCTGGCGCTGGCCAGCGTATTTCCTATTCTCAGTGTTCTTTCCATGGGGCTGCTGGTGCGCGCCCGAGAGCCCAAAGGAGTTTAA
- a CDS encoding TRAM domain-containing protein: protein MDILDIDIVKYAPPGIGMGYGEDRAVFVPAAMPGERVRVEVLQRKRRYIRARLVEVLLSSERRISPRCPYYLECGGCDLMHLDYDEQLHLKKQMLHEVLKGQGVDVSPSLTASTPWHYRHRAQLKVRRAQVGFFARHSNTVVNVKECLVLAESLNQAREKIATYSLPDGDCHLLASRNGEVAATFRGKPGSLMLPFSHTVDENYGFGAVTLDSGGFAQSNPHITTAIAHQLAQLCRDQRIWEGYCGSGTFSLPLATVAVSLQGWEVVAPAAKLARRNISRHGLDSRAHFYCGDADNAAIPSDCDTIVVDPPRSGLGRGIIRQILSSGAQQLVYVSCNPATLARDLRNITDNSGFVLEGAQGYDMYPQTTHLEVIAELRRNGQGD, encoded by the coding sequence GTGGATATTTTGGATATCGATATTGTCAAATACGCTCCACCAGGTATTGGCATGGGCTATGGAGAAGACCGGGCGGTTTTTGTTCCTGCCGCCATGCCAGGTGAGCGAGTGCGGGTGGAAGTGCTGCAACGCAAAAGACGCTATATACGTGCCAGATTGGTTGAAGTACTGTTAAGCTCAGAGCGTCGTATAAGCCCACGGTGCCCCTATTATCTGGAGTGTGGTGGCTGCGACCTTATGCACCTTGACTATGATGAGCAACTCCACCTCAAGAAGCAGATGCTGCATGAGGTTTTAAAGGGGCAAGGCGTGGATGTAAGTCCTTCCCTGACAGCTTCAACTCCCTGGCACTACCGTCATCGCGCCCAGTTGAAAGTGCGGCGGGCCCAGGTGGGGTTCTTTGCCCGTCACAGCAACACGGTCGTAAATGTGAAGGAGTGCCTGGTGCTGGCAGAGTCGCTGAATCAGGCGCGGGAAAAAATTGCCACTTACTCTTTGCCCGATGGCGACTGTCATCTGTTGGCTTCCCGTAATGGCGAAGTGGCTGCGACCTTTCGGGGCAAACCGGGAAGTTTGATGTTGCCGTTTTCTCACACGGTTGACGAAAACTACGGTTTTGGTGCAGTGACACTGGACAGCGGGGGGTTTGCCCAGTCCAATCCGCACATCACCACAGCCATTGCTCATCAGTTGGCGCAGCTTTGCCGGGATCAGCGGATATGGGAGGGTTACTGTGGCAGTGGTACCTTTTCGTTGCCCCTGGCAACGGTTGCTGTTTCTTTGCAGGGGTGGGAAGTGGTGGCGCCAGCGGCAAAACTGGCCCGCCGCAATATTAGTCGCCACGGACTGGACTCCAGAGCCCACTTCTATTGCGGCGATGCTGATAACGCTGCCATCCCGTCCGATTGTGACACGATTGTAGTGGATCCACCTCGAAGCGGACTTGGACGAGGGATCATTCGGCAGATTTTATCCTCCGGGGCACAACAACTTGTATATGTCAGCTGCAATCCTGCCACTCTGGCGCGAGACCTGCGCAATATTACAGACAACAGCGGGTTTGTGCTGGAAGGGGCTCAGGGATACGATATGTATCCTCAGACGACCCACCTGGAGGTCATTGCCGAGCTGCGGCGCAACGGTCAAGGTGACTGA
- a CDS encoding cupin domain-containing protein, with product MSIKNIPHTQIFEFAQLVEYSAGKVVSLTLTQTPHVGLTLFSFDAGEGISTHSAPGDAMVHILDGQAEVTIGDKTLTLKNGEAVVMPADIPHGLKAKERFKMLLTFINTAK from the coding sequence ATGAGCATTAAAAACATTCCCCATACCCAGATTTTCGAGTTTGCTCAACTGGTAGAGTACAGTGCAGGAAAAGTGGTCAGCCTGACCCTGACCCAGACACCTCACGTAGGACTTACCCTGTTTTCCTTTGACGCTGGCGAAGGAATCAGTACTCACTCCGCACCCGGCGACGCCATGGTACACATCCTCGACGGCCAGGCAGAAGTGACCATTGGCGACAAAACCCTCACCCTCAAAAACGGCGAAGCTGTAGTGATGCCCGCTGACATTCCCCATGGCCTCAAGGCCAAAGAACGTTTCAAGATGCTGCTGACTTTTATCAATACGGCCAAGTAG
- a CDS encoding Fe(3+) ABC transporter substrate-binding protein: MASVAMAQVVNVYSYRQTHLIEPLLQEFREETGINYRLLTGAAGGLLERLIREGANSPADVLVTVDAGNLVAAKQAGVLQPVQSEALVQSIPAHYRDEEGYWYGLSARSRVIYYSPDRIDPAKIPTYESLADPDLGKRICVRSSSNIYNQSLVASMIAHHGAEKTEEWVRGLVNNFARQPQDNDTAQIRSVAAGQCDIGIANTYYFGRLMASDSRQDQQVVEKVELLWPNQDDRGAHMNLSGAGVTKSSRNVDAAVKLIEFLASDRAQSVYAEYNNEYPVNPEVPVSGPIKSFGDFKADTLQLSDLERYQAEAVRIMDRAGWR; this comes from the coding sequence ATGGCATCGGTTGCCATGGCCCAGGTGGTCAATGTCTACTCCTATCGTCAAACCCATCTCATCGAACCCCTTTTGCAGGAATTCCGGGAGGAAACGGGAATTAACTACCGCCTCCTCACTGGTGCAGCCGGTGGTCTACTGGAGCGTCTTATTCGCGAAGGCGCCAACAGCCCGGCTGATGTTCTGGTTACTGTTGATGCGGGCAATCTGGTGGCCGCCAAGCAGGCGGGGGTGCTTCAGCCCGTGCAGTCTGAGGCTCTGGTGCAGAGCATACCAGCTCACTACCGTGACGAAGAGGGCTACTGGTATGGACTCTCAGCCCGCTCACGAGTGATTTACTACTCCCCTGATCGCATCGACCCTGCCAAAATCCCCACCTACGAATCCCTGGCCGACCCGGACCTGGGTAAGCGCATCTGTGTGCGTAGCTCTTCAAACATCTATAACCAGTCCCTGGTGGCTTCCATGATCGCCCACCACGGTGCAGAGAAGACTGAGGAGTGGGTGCGCGGCCTGGTGAACAACTTCGCTCGCCAGCCCCAGGATAACGATACTGCCCAAATACGGTCCGTCGCTGCCGGGCAGTGCGATATTGGCATAGCCAACACGTACTACTTTGGCCGCCTCATGGCCTCCGATTCGCGGCAGGATCAACAGGTAGTTGAAAAAGTGGAACTTCTCTGGCCCAACCAGGATGATCGCGGCGCCCACATGAACCTGAGCGGAGCTGGTGTGACCAAGAGCTCCCGCAATGTAGACGCAGCTGTCAAGCTGATTGAGTTTCTTGCCAGTGACCGGGCCCAAAGCGTCTACGCAGAGTATAACAATGAGTATCCCGTAAACCCGGAAGTGCCGGTTTCCGGGCCCATTAAATCCTTTGGCGACTTCAAGGCCGATACCCTGCAGCTCTCTGATCTGGAAAGATATCAGGCCGAAGCCGTACGCATAATGGATCGGGCTGGTTGGCGCTGA